The genomic segment CTCGTGCACGAGTCCCTCGAGAAGCCGCTCCTCGACGCCATGAAGGGCGTGATCAAAGAGTTTTACGGAGATGACCCGAAGCAGAGCGACGACTACGCTCGCATCATCAACCGACGCCACTTCGATCGCTTGAGCAAGCTGCTCGAGAGCGGTGAGACGGTGGTCGGCGGCGACACCGATGCCGAGCAGTGTTACATCGGACCCACAGTTCTCCGGGGAATTACCGGCGACGAGCCGGTGATGGCCGACGAGATCTTTGGTCCGATCCTCCCAGTGCTCAAGGTCGCGAACCTGGACCAGGCGATCCGCTTCGTGAACCAACGCCCGAAGCCCCTTGCGCTGTATGTCTTCACACGGGACAAGCAGGTCGCGGAACGCGTCGTCGAGCGCACCAGCTCCGGCGGCGTGTGCATCAACGACGTGATCAGTCACATGCTTCCCCCGGACCTGCCCTTCGGTGGCGTCGGGGCGAGCGGGATGGGCGCCTATCACGGCAAGGGCACGTTCGACTGCTTCAGCCACAAGAAGAGCGTGCTGGACAAGCCCACCTTCGTTGACCCGGCGCTGCGGTACCCCCCGTACACCGAGGAAAAGATGAAGTGGGTTAAGCGCCTGCTCTAGTCGTGCGGCTGCTGTAGTCGTGCGGCTGCTGTAGTCGTGCGGCTGCTGTAGTCGTGCGGCTCCCCAAAAAATGGAGTGCCGCAGCGAGGCTCAACGCCGCGCTGCGGCACTTGTGTTTGCACACCCCGGATTGTGACGCTGTCGATCGACTCGTATCGACGGCGTCAGACATCACCTGTAAGACTCGAGGTGATGCGATTTTCCGAGCTGCTGGGGTCAGCCGTTGCGCTTTTCAAGGATCGTTCTCGTCGCAGCTGGCTCAGCGACACCCGAGCGCACGTCGAATATCCCGAGCTTGGGCGTGAGGAGTTCAAGCGCTTCACGCAGGCGATCGAGCGACTCACTCAGGACGTTCAGCACCTCGAGTGGGCAGAGGTCAACCCTCACACCCGCCGCGTGGTGTTCGCCTTCGCGTCCAAGGCCTTCGGGCTCGAGGAGCTTGAAGGTTTGGTCCGCGAGGCGGAGCACGTCGCGCGCGTCGACGGCGCGCGCTTTGTCGAGAGCGAAGCCGCTCATCCCGCTGACGAAGAGCCTGCGACGCGGCTACTCATAGAAATCCTCGCGGATTTAACCGGCCTGGGGCTCGCGACCGCGGTGACGGTGTCTCCATTGAAGCCGTTCGTGGTCGGTTCGAGCTCTGCAGCCATCCTCAGCGTCCTCAAAGCGTCTCCGCGCCTGCGCCGAGGGATCGACGAGCGCCTCGGGCTCGAGCGCTCGGACCTGGTGTTGAACCTGGCGAGCGCGCTGGCGAGCGGTTTGGCGCAGCGCAAGGGTACCCAGCTCGTCGAGTTGAGCCACAAGCTGGCTGCGTTGCGAGAGGTTCGAGCCCGTCAACGCGCCTGGCAACGGAGACACCTAGAGCTCACCGCCGATCGTGCGGAGATCGACGTTGAACGTTCCCACGGCGATCCCCGTCCAGTTCCATTGCCGCGCGGACCCATCGAGGAGTACGCGGACCGCGCGTGGTTCGTCTCGCTGGGCGGTTTCGTATTGAGCTTCGTGACGACGCGCAACGTCCAGCGGGCGATCGCAGCCTTGTTCGGTGGCTTGCCCAAGCCCGCACGCCTCGGGCGCGAAGTGTTCTCTTCGGAGTTGGCGCGGGTGCTCAGCGGGCGCGGAATCGTGATCATGGATGCGACCGCCGTCCGCCGCCTGGATCGCGTGGACTGCTTGGTCGTTCAAGGGGATCTGGTCGCGAAAGACAAGTTCACCTTCGGTCGCGTGAAGAGCGACTCTCTAGAGACAGCGGAGGTCCGCGCTCAGGCGCGAGAGCTGTTCGACCCTGAAGCGCCGGTCGCCGTCCAGCGCTCTGGCGAGTGGCGCCTTGGCCCTCTGGGACTGCTCGACGCTGAGGCGACGACGGAGCAAGAAGAGCTGGCTGCCCAATGGGCGGACAAGGGCGCGCTGGTGCTCGCGCTGGCTAAGGGCGGCGAGGTACTCGCGCTAGCAGAGCTCGACATCGTGCCTCAGACCGGTGTCGAAGAGCTGATCTCCGCCGCGCACGCCGCGGAAATGCGCGTGGTGCTGACCCACGCCGACGAGAGCTCGCTCCAGGGGCTGAACGTTGACGACGTGATCACTACCGGCGAAGGCATGGTCGCTGGCGTGCGCCGTTTGCAGCGTGAGGGCCGTGTGGTGTGCCTTGTGGCTACTGAGAGCCGCGATGCACTGGCCGCCGCAGACGTTGGGATCGGCCTTTGCCGTGGTGACTCCAAGTTGCCTTGGGGTGCGCACATCATTTGCCGCGAGGATTTGAGCGATGTGCGGTTCTTGATCGAAGCTTGTCCCACGGCGCGTGCCGTCTCCAAGCAGAGCGTCAACGTCGCGCTTGGTGCGGCGACGCTGGGTGCGCTCGTCTCCGCCGGCGGCCTGCTCCCGCTCACGACCCGTCGCGTGCTGTTCGTCGTGAACACGGCCACCTTGATCTCGATGGCGAATGGCTTGCGCAACTCGTTTGCGCTCGAGCGTCGCGCCCTGCCGCCGCCTCGTGATCCCACGCCGTGGCACTCCTTGACCGCCGAAGGCACGCTAGCCCGACTTGGCTCGAGTTCGACTGGACTCGTCTTGCGGCAGGTGATGAACCGCAGGCGCCTCGACATCGAACCCCGCCCCGCCGCGGTCGAGCTGGTGGAGGCGATCACGGACGAGCTATTCAATCCGCTCGCGCCGCTGCTTGCTGCTGGCGCGGGACTGTCGGCGGTGGTCGGCTCCACCGCGGACGCCGTGATGGTCGGCGGCGTCGTGGGGTTGAACGCGCTGATCGGTGGCGTGCAGAAGTTCCGTACGGAACGCGCGATTCGAGACCTCGCGCGCACGGCGACTCGTCACGCTTTGGTGCGCCGAGGCGGTCAAACCAGCTACGTGAGCGCCCGCGAGTTGGTTCAGGGAGATGTCGTCTTGCTGCAGGCAGGCGATGTGGTGCCTGCGGATTGTCGCGTGATCGACAGCGAGTCCCTCGAGGTGGACGCTTCGGCGCTCACCGGTGAGTCGCTCCCGGTGGTGAAGGGCACCGGGGTCAACTTCGATGCACAGGTCGCTGATCGGCGCTCGATGCTCTACGCGGAGACGTCAATCGCTGCAGGCCGAGCGACGGCCGTGGTGGTTGCGTGTGGAGACGAGACGGAGGCGCGGCGTGGCGCTGCCGCTCGGAAAGATCGCGTCGGCGGTGTCGAGCAGCGGTTGCGTTCCTTGATGAGCTTGACCGGCCCCGTGGCTCTAGCCGCGGGTGCAGGTGTGGTCGGCGCTGGCATGTTGCGCGGCCGCCGGGTCGCCGACTTGGTCGACACTGGCGTGAGTCTCGCCGTTGGCGCGGTGCCTGAGGGCTTGCCGCTCCTGGCTACCGCTGCCCAGTTGGCGGCCGCGCGTCGCTTGAGTCAGCGCGGGGCGCTGGTACGAAACGTACGCAGCGTGGAAGCGCTCGGTCGCGTGAATGTGCTGTGCGTCGACAAGACCGGCACCGTCACCGAAGGTCAGGTCCGCCTCACGGCGCTTAGCGACGGCGACGAGCAGCAACCGCTCACCGGCGCGAGCGGCCCGCGCATCAAGGTGCTGGCCGCAGCGCTGCGTGCGACTCCGGATCGCCGCGCCGCGGCTGGGCGAAACGATCCGCTGGATGAGGCGCTGAACGACGCCGCGCGGCGCCTGGGCGTGGCTCGCGACTACGGCGCTGAAGGTTGGCGCAAGACTCACGAGCTGAGCTTCGAGGCCGGCCGCGGTTACCATGCGGTAACGAGCAGCGTGGAGGGCGGCGCGCTGCTCAGTGTGAAGGGTGCCCCAGAGGTGCTCCTCCCCGCGTGCACTCGCCGCTCGACGTCGGGGCAGAGCGTGCCTCTGGACGAGGTGACGGCGAAGCGCCTGAACGCTGAAGCCGAGCGTATGGCCCGCGCCGGGCTCCGCGTCATCGCGGTTGCAGAGCGCCGCGCGGGTACCGAGGACAACCTGGACGCTTCGCGACTCGTTGGGCTGAGCTTCCGCGGCTTCTTGGCGTTCTCCGACCCCGTGAGGGCGACCGCCGCGGAGGCGGTGGAAGGTCTCAAGCAAGCCGGGGTGAAGACGTTGATGATCACCGGCGACCATCCGTCGACCGCCGAAGCGATCGCCAAGGAACTCGATCTGCTGTCTCCCGACGGAACCATGACCGGCGCGGAGCTCGGCAACTTGACAGAGGAGGAACTCGACGCGCGCATCGGGAGGATCAGCGTCTTCGCCCGAGTTACCCCCTCACAGAAGGTGCGCATCGTGCGCGCTCTTCAGCGCGCGGGTAAGGTCGTGGCGATGGTCGGTGATGGCGCGAATGACGCGCCGGCGATTCGCTTGGCGGACGTGGGGATTGCGCTCGGCGAGCACAGCACCGCGGCGGCTCGTCGTGCAGCCGACGTGGTGGTAACCGACGAACGCATCGAGACGTTGGTTGACGCGATCGTGGAGGGGCGGGCGACCTGGGCGTCTGTGCGCGAAGCCGTCTCCATCCTGGTTGGTGGGAACCTGGGCGAGATCGGATTCACCCTCGGCGCGGGCCTGGTCGACGGCCGCCCACCGCTCAACGCACGTCAGTTGCTCCTGGTGAACTTGTTCACCGACGTAGTGCCTGCCATGGCGATTGCTCTGCGCCCGCCTTCCGCCGAGGTGTTATCGAGCCTTGCAAAGGAGGGGCCCGAAGCGTCACTCGGCAGCGCGCTGAACCGGGAGATCGCTTCACGCGCTGGTGTGACGGCGCTGGGAGCCGGTTCCGCGTGGTTAGTGGGACGATTCACCGGCTCTCAGGCGCGGGCGCGCACCATCGGCTTGGCGGCTCTGGTGGGGTCGCAGCTCGGTCAGACGATGCGCATCGGTGGCTACTCATCGCAGGTCGTGGCGACGAGCATGGGCTCCGCGTTGCTGCTTGCTTCGATCATTCAAACGCCGTTCGTCAGCCAGTTCTTTGGTTGCCGACCGATGGGGCCGGTTGCCTGGGCGACGGCAATCAGCGCGAGTGTCGCGGCGACCGGAGCTAGTGTGGCGTTCCCGCGTTATATGGCTGACATTGGGGACCGAATCCGCACGGAGTTCTCCGGGGTGTTGAACAACCCTGGCGTGCGT from the Polyangiaceae bacterium genome contains:
- a CDS encoding HAD-IC family P-type ATPase, whose product is MRFSELLGSAVALFKDRSRRSWLSDTRAHVEYPELGREEFKRFTQAIERLTQDVQHLEWAEVNPHTRRVVFAFASKAFGLEELEGLVREAEHVARVDGARFVESEAAHPADEEPATRLLIEILADLTGLGLATAVTVSPLKPFVVGSSSAAILSVLKASPRLRRGIDERLGLERSDLVLNLASALASGLAQRKGTQLVELSHKLAALREVRARQRAWQRRHLELTADRAEIDVERSHGDPRPVPLPRGPIEEYADRAWFVSLGGFVLSFVTTRNVQRAIAALFGGLPKPARLGREVFSSELARVLSGRGIVIMDATAVRRLDRVDCLVVQGDLVAKDKFTFGRVKSDSLETAEVRAQARELFDPEAPVAVQRSGEWRLGPLGLLDAEATTEQEELAAQWADKGALVLALAKGGEVLALAELDIVPQTGVEELISAAHAAEMRVVLTHADESSLQGLNVDDVITTGEGMVAGVRRLQREGRVVCLVATESRDALAAADVGIGLCRGDSKLPWGAHIICREDLSDVRFLIEACPTARAVSKQSVNVALGAATLGALVSAGGLLPLTTRRVLFVVNTATLISMANGLRNSFALERRALPPPRDPTPWHSLTAEGTLARLGSSSTGLVLRQVMNRRRLDIEPRPAAVELVEAITDELFNPLAPLLAAGAGLSAVVGSTADAVMVGGVVGLNALIGGVQKFRTERAIRDLARTATRHALVRRGGQTSYVSARELVQGDVVLLQAGDVVPADCRVIDSESLEVDASALTGESLPVVKGTGVNFDAQVADRRSMLYAETSIAAGRATAVVVACGDETEARRGAAARKDRVGGVEQRLRSLMSLTGPVALAAGAGVVGAGMLRGRRVADLVDTGVSLAVGAVPEGLPLLATAAQLAAARRLSQRGALVRNVRSVEALGRVNVLCVDKTGTVTEGQVRLTALSDGDEQQPLTGASGPRIKVLAAALRATPDRRAAAGRNDPLDEALNDAARRLGVARDYGAEGWRKTHELSFEAGRGYHAVTSSVEGGALLSVKGAPEVLLPACTRRSTSGQSVPLDEVTAKRLNAEAERMARAGLRVIAVAERRAGTEDNLDASRLVGLSFRGFLAFSDPVRATAAEAVEGLKQAGVKTLMITGDHPSTAEAIAKELDLLSPDGTMTGAELGNLTEEELDARIGRISVFARVTPSQKVRIVRALQRAGKVVAMVGDGANDAPAIRLADVGIALGEHSTAAARRAADVVVTDERIETLVDAIVEGRATWASVREAVSILVGGNLGEIGFTLGAGLVDGRPPLNARQLLLVNLFTDVVPAMAIALRPPSAEVLSSLAKEGPEASLGSALNREIASRAGVTALGAGSAWLVGRFTGSQARARTIGLAALVGSQLGQTMRIGGYSSQVVATSMGSALLLASIIQTPFVSQFFGCRPMGPVAWATAISASVAATGASVAFPRYMADIGDRIRTEFSGVLNNPGVRLPGFSLTPKPA